A window of Eriocheir sinensis breed Jianghai 21 chromosome 63, ASM2467909v1, whole genome shotgun sequence contains these coding sequences:
- the LOC126987047 gene encoding methionine aminopeptidase 1-like has product MEAQQQKKKKKKKTKHHPRPRPSKMSDGERAAHHACETVGCGAEARLQCPTCIKLGIQGSFFCTQSCFKSSWETHKQLHKKTRSSESNLSQYNPWPYFMFTGSLRPYPQSSKREVPLSIGRPDYADDPHGIPHSEQKVRSSSNIKCLSDEEIEGMKVACKLAREVLDEGVKVAAVGVTTDEIDRVVHEAAVERECYPSPLNYHGFPKSCCTSINEVICHGIPDMRPLQNGDICNIDVTVYHHGFHGDLNETLCIGEVSSTARNLVKTTWECLQKSIEIVKPGVKYRDVGAVIQKHAQSQGYSVVRSYCGHGIHQLFHTAPSVPHYAKNKAVGIMKPGHTFTIEPMISEGTWKDEQWPDNWTAVTADGKLSAQFEETLLVTETGVEILTCRTEKNGQPYFTD; this is encoded by the exons ATGGAAGctcagcagcagaagaagaagaagaagaagaagaccaaacaCCATCCCAGACCAAGACCAAGCAAGATGTCTGACGGGGAGCGGGCGGCCCACCATGCCTGTGAGACCGTGGGCTGCGGGGCTGAGGCCAGACTACAATGCCCGACCTGCATCAAGCTGGGCATTCAGGGATCATTTTTCTGCACGCAG AGCTGTTTCAAGAGTTCCTGGGAAACACACAAACAGCTCCACAAAAAGACAA GATCAAGTGAGTCCAACCTCTCGCAGTACAATCCATGGCCATATTTCATGTTTACTG GTAGTTTACGACCATATCCACAAAGTAGCAAGAGGGAAGTGCCTTTGTCTATAGGCCGGCCAGACTATGCCGATGACCCCCACGGGATACCCCACTCTGAGCAAAAAGTTCGGTCGTCGTCCAACATCAAGTGCCTTTCTGATGAAGAgattgaaggaatgaaggtgGCATGTAAG TTGGCCCGAGAAGTGTTGGATGAGGGCGTGAAGGTGGCGGCCGTTGGTGTGACCACGGACGAAATAGACCGTGTGGTTCACGAGGCTGCCGTGGAGAGGGAGTGCTACCCTTCACCCCTCAACTACCATGGCTTTCCCAAGTCCTGTTGTACCTCCATCAATGAGGTGATATGTCATGGTATTCCTGATATGAGGCCATTGCAGAATGGAGACATTTGCAACA TTGATGTTACTGTGTACCATCACGGCTTCCATGGAGACCTGAACGAGACACTGTGTATAGGGGAGGTTAGCAGCACGGCCAGAAATCTTGTTAAGACTACCTGGGAGTGTCTTCAAAAGTCTATTGAAATAG TCAAGCCTGGTGTGAAGTACCGTGACGTTGGCGCTGTGATACAGAAGCACGCCCAGTCCCAAGGATACTCTGTGGTGCGCTCCTACTGTGGCCACGGCATACACCAGCTGTTCCACACGGCTCCCTCTGTGCCTCATTATGCAA AAAATAAAGCTGTGGGTATCATGAAGCCAGGACACACCTTCACAATTGAACCTATGATATCAGAAG GCACGTGGAAGGATGAGCAGTGGCCAGACAACTGGACGGCAGTGACGGCCGATGGAAAGCTCTCGGCCCAGTTTGAAGAGACGCTCCTGGTGACGGAGACGGGCGTGGAGATCCTGACTTGCCGCACCGAAAAGAACGGACAGCCTTACTTTACGGATTGA